In Arachis hypogaea cultivar Tifrunner chromosome 2, arahy.Tifrunner.gnm2.J5K5, whole genome shotgun sequence, a genomic segment contains:
- the LOC114924638 gene encoding uncharacterized protein: MCDWANRIEYSLWTQYCDEGRRFGHMTTNISECVNSILKGVRNLPVCSLVKATYGRLAELFVRKGREAEAQMGTGQQFSQHLVKCIEANLKMARCFTVTVYDRDNSEFTVAETTLTGSFSLGTYRVSLASHTCDCGYFQALHFPCPHALACCAYSRLTWEPYVHQVYRLSSVFSVYQMGFTPPIPEDFWPPYDGPTVIPDPNKRRAREGHPRSTRIWTNMDEADPNRPKRCGLCR; encoded by the coding sequence atgtgtgacTGGGCTAACCGGATTGAGTATTCCTTGTGGACACAGTATTGTGATGAGGGGCGTAGATTCGgacacatgacgacgaatatatCTGAGTGTGTGAACTCGATCCTCAAGGGTGTCAGAAACCTCCCTGTGTGCTCGCTAGTCAAGGCAACATACGGCAGGTTGGCCGAATTATTTGTTCGCAAAGGGAGGGAGGCTGAGGCGCAGATGGGTACCGGACAACAATTTAGTCAGCACTTGGTGAAGTGTatagaggccaacttgaagaTGGCTAGGTGCTTCACGGTAACTGTGTACGACAgggataactccgagttcaccgtTGCAGAGACAACTCTGACTGGTTCTTTCTCACTGGGTACCTACAGAGTCTCGCTTGCATCTCACACATGTGACTGCGGATACTTCCAGgcacttcatttcccgtgtcCCCACGCACTGGCATGCTGTGCCTACTCACGGCTTACATGGGAGCCTTACGTCCACCAGGTGTATCGTCTTAGTTCGGTCTTCAGTGTGTATCAGATGGGTTTTACACCTCCCATTCCGGAGGATTTCTGGCCACCATATGACGGGCCAACTGTCATCCCTGACCCCAATAagaggcgtgcgagagagggtcATCCCAGGTCCACTCGGATATGGACCaatatggacgaggcagatccgaaCCGGCCAAAGAGATGTGGGCTTTGTCGGTAG